The following are from one region of the Yoonia sp. R2331 genome:
- the folD gene encoding bifunctional methylenetetrahydrofolate dehydrogenase/methenyltetrahydrofolate cyclohydrolase FolD, whose amino-acid sequence MTATVIDGKAFAATVRGKVADHVARLKEEHGIVPGLAVVLVGEDPASQVYVRNKGKQTLEVGMASFEHKLDVATSQEDLLELIEQLNNDPAVHGILCQLPVPDHIDGDTILNAIDPAKDVDGFHISNVGLLGTGQKSMVPCTPLGCLMMLRDHHGSLSGMNAVVIGRSNIVGKPMAQLLLNDSCTVTIAHSRTADLPGVVRQADIVVAAVGRPQMVPGDWIKEGATVIDVGINRIDKPEGGTRLVGDVDYDSCAAVAGAITPVPGGVGPMTIACLLANTVTACCRANGLAEPEGLTA is encoded by the coding sequence ATGACAGCGACAGTGATTGACGGAAAGGCCTTTGCGGCCACGGTGCGGGGCAAGGTGGCGGACCACGTTGCGCGGCTAAAGGAAGAACACGGGATCGTGCCCGGCCTGGCCGTTGTTTTGGTCGGTGAAGACCCCGCCAGCCAGGTTTACGTGCGAAACAAGGGCAAGCAGACGCTTGAGGTTGGCATGGCCTCTTTCGAGCACAAGCTGGATGTGGCGACCTCGCAAGAGGATCTGTTGGAATTGATTGAACAGTTGAACAACGATCCGGCCGTGCACGGCATTCTGTGCCAACTGCCGGTGCCAGACCATATTGACGGCGACACGATCCTGAATGCGATTGACCCGGCCAAGGACGTGGATGGGTTTCATATCTCGAACGTCGGTCTTTTGGGGACCGGACAGAAAAGCATGGTGCCTTGTACGCCGCTGGGTTGCTTGATGATGCTGCGAGATCATCACGGGTCTTTGTCGGGAATGAATGCGGTGGTGATCGGTCGGTCTAACATTGTGGGCAAGCCGATGGCGCAATTGCTGTTGAATGACAGCTGCACAGTGACGATTGCCCATTCGCGCACGGCGGATTTGCCGGGTGTTGTGCGTCAGGCGGATATCGTTGTGGCGGCGGTAGGGCGGCCACAGATGGTGCCGGGCGACTGGATCAAAGAGGGTGCGACGGTGATTGATGTGGGCATCAATCGGATCGACAAGCCAGAAGGTGGTACACGTTTGGTCGGGGATGTGGACTATGACAGCTGTGCCGCTGTGGCTGGTGCCATCACACCGGTGCCAGGTGGTGTGGGGCCGATGACAATTGCCTGTCTGCTGGCCAACACTGTCACCGCCTGTTGCCGTGCCAATGGTCTGGCTGAACCCGAGGGCCTGACCGCCTAA
- a CDS encoding ligase-associated DNA damage response DEXH box helicase, with product MTGLPPQFSDWFSARGWSIHPHQQDMLDRADAPALLLIAPTGGGKTLAGFLPTLAELADGQHVGIHTLYVSPLKALAADIKRNLRTPVDEMDLPIRIEDRTGDTSATQKKRQRADPPHILLTTPESLALLTSYEDAPRMFKGLQRVIVDEIHALQESKRGDQLMLALGRLQRLAPDMRRIGLSATVEDPAVIAKSLACNPDPCEILHADPGPDPDISMLVTAEKPPWSGGGAAYAIPAVLEQVRQHKTTLIFHNTRAQAEIFFHNLWLANTDDLPIGIHHGSLSREQRANVEGAMVRGELRAIVCTGSLDLGIDWGDVDLVIQIGAPKNVKRLIQRIGRANHRYNAPSKALLVPANRFEVIECIAALEAAKAGDLDGDPPGPGPRDVLCQHILITACAGPFDADDLFAEVRTVGAFAELTRAQFDECLDFCATGGYALRAYDKWKRLKETNGLWHLRDPRASRNIRMNIGTIQDTDTLKVRYKGSFKPLGEIEEGFAASLTPGDTFLIGGKIVRYEGLRELTVEVSRHAAKKPKIATFMGTKFATSTQLQARILRMIESGDWDALPDHTRDWLNLQRDLSKLPEADRILVESFPHQGQQHTVFYGFAGRNAMQTLGLLLTQRMEELSLNPLGFVATDYATMIWGLDPVTNPAPLIQPDALRDGFETWLQGNAVMKKTFRTAATIAGLIERNLPQSRKSGRQATFSSDILYETLVKYDPDHLMLDITRDEALSGLVDLGRIEEMLSRTEGRFDHVVRDRVTPLAAPLMLEVGRVPIKGEGRELLVERETQALMEASGLNTIDVPGTKPKWRVGW from the coding sequence ATGACAGGTTTGCCGCCCCAATTTTCTGACTGGTTTTCGGCCCGTGGCTGGTCAATTCACCCGCATCAGCAGGACATGCTGGATCGGGCGGATGCCCCCGCGCTGTTGCTGATCGCCCCCACCGGCGGGGGCAAGACTTTGGCCGGGTTCCTGCCCACATTGGCAGAGCTGGCGGATGGCCAACATGTTGGAATTCATACGCTTTATGTCTCCCCGCTCAAGGCATTAGCAGCTGACATCAAACGCAACCTGCGCACCCCGGTCGACGAAATGGACCTGCCGATCCGGATCGAGGATCGCACCGGCGACACCTCTGCCACGCAAAAAAAACGCCAGCGCGCGGACCCGCCGCATATTCTACTAACGACGCCGGAAAGCCTTGCGTTATTAACCTCTTACGAGGACGCGCCGCGCATGTTCAAGGGCCTGCAGCGGGTCATTGTGGACGAAATTCACGCGCTGCAGGAAAGCAAAAGGGGCGATCAGCTGATGCTGGCCTTAGGGCGACTGCAACGGCTGGCCCCGGATATGCGGCGCATCGGCCTGTCTGCCACGGTCGAGGACCCGGCTGTGATCGCTAAGTCATTGGCATGTAACCCAGATCCCTGTGAAATCCTGCACGCGGACCCCGGCCCAGACCCTGATATTTCGATGTTGGTCACCGCGGAAAAGCCGCCCTGGTCGGGCGGCGGTGCGGCTTATGCCATCCCCGCGGTGCTTGAACAGGTCCGGCAACACAAGACCACACTGATCTTTCACAACACGCGGGCCCAGGCGGAAATTTTCTTTCATAATCTATGGCTTGCCAATACCGACGACCTGCCCATCGGCATCCATCACGGATCGCTGTCGCGTGAACAGCGCGCCAATGTCGAAGGTGCAATGGTCCGAGGAGAGCTGCGCGCCATCGTCTGCACCGGCAGTCTGGACCTTGGCATTGACTGGGGTGATGTGGATCTGGTGATCCAGATCGGCGCGCCCAAGAACGTCAAGCGCCTGATTCAGCGGATTGGCCGCGCCAACCATCGCTACAACGCACCATCCAAGGCATTGCTGGTGCCCGCCAATCGCTTTGAAGTCATTGAATGTATTGCCGCTTTGGAGGCCGCGAAGGCGGGAGATCTGGACGGCGATCCGCCCGGTCCCGGCCCCCGTGATGTGTTGTGTCAACACATCCTTATCACAGCCTGTGCAGGCCCCTTTGATGCGGATGACCTCTTTGCCGAGGTCCGTACCGTTGGTGCATTTGCAGAACTTACCCGCGCGCAGTTTGATGAATGTCTGGATTTTTGCGCCACCGGTGGCTACGCACTGCGCGCTTATGACAAATGGAAAAGGTTGAAAGAAACCAATGGCCTGTGGCACCTGCGCGACCCCCGCGCCAGCCGCAATATCCGCATGAACATCGGCACGATTCAGGACACCGACACACTGAAAGTCCGCTACAAGGGCAGCTTCAAGCCGCTGGGCGAAATTGAAGAGGGCTTTGCCGCATCGCTGACCCCCGGTGACACATTCCTGATCGGCGGCAAGATTGTTCGCTACGAGGGCCTGCGTGAATTAACGGTCGAAGTCTCGCGCCACGCCGCCAAAAAGCCCAAGATTGCCACCTTCATGGGCACCAAATTTGCCACGTCGACCCAGCTTCAGGCCCGCATCCTGCGCATGATCGAAAGCGGCGACTGGGACGCCCTGCCCGATCACACGCGTGATTGGTTGAACCTGCAAAGGGACCTGTCGAAATTGCCAGAGGCGGATCGCATCCTCGTTGAAAGTTTCCCACATCAAGGCCAGCAGCACACGGTTTTCTACGGCTTTGCAGGGCGTAACGCCATGCAAACGCTGGGTCTTTTGCTAACACAGCGGATGGAAGAACTCTCATTGAACCCGCTTGGCTTTGTGGCGACCGATTACGCCACGATGATCTGGGGGCTTGATCCGGTCACCAACCCTGCACCGCTGATCCAGCCCGATGCTCTGCGCGACGGGTTCGAGACGTGGTTGCAAGGCAATGCGGTGATGAAAAAGACCTTTCGCACTGCCGCCACGATCGCCGGGCTGATCGAACGCAACCTGCCGCAAAGCCGCAAATCCGGACGGCAAGCGACATTCAGTTCAGATATTCTTTACGAAACGCTGGTGAAGTATGACCCGGATCATCTGATGTTGGACATCACAAGGGACGAGGCGCTGAGCGGTCTGGTTGACTTGGGCCGGATCGAGGAAATGCTGTCCAGAACCGAAGGCCGCTTTGACCATGTCGTCCGTGACCGTGTCACGCCATTGGCCGCACCACTGATGCTGGAAGTCGGCCGGGTGCCGATCAAAGGCGAAGGGCGGGAACTACTCGTCGAGCGCGAAACCCAGGCGCTGATGGAGGCGTCAGGCCTCAATACCATTGACGTTCCCGGCACAAAACCGAAATGGCGCGTTGGTTGGTAA
- a CDS encoding tetratricopeptide repeat protein, with protein MRHPIVMSSLMAALVALSACEKSGDAQVERALQDMNVVDETNLNDVMLTVGDPAAAVTYFQGSAAKEPERIDLQRGLAKSLVRAKRPADAVEAWENVIARSDSNHDDRVELADALIRTNRWDEAATMLNTIPPTHETFKRYRLEAMVADSKEQWDKADSFYETAAGLTTTPAGVLNNWGYSKLTRGDYTGAERLFTDAIRMDGGIFTAKNNLVLARGAQRKYDLPVVPMTQIERAQLLHTLALTAIKQNDVTIGKGLLREAVDTHPQHFEEASRSLAALEANVTN; from the coding sequence ATGCGCCACCCTATCGTGATGTCATCCTTGATGGCCGCCCTTGTGGCCCTTTCGGCATGTGAAAAATCCGGCGACGCACAGGTTGAACGTGCGCTACAGGACATGAACGTTGTTGATGAAACCAATCTGAATGATGTGATGCTGACCGTGGGCGACCCGGCCGCCGCCGTCACCTATTTCCAGGGGTCCGCCGCCAAAGAACCCGAACGCATTGACCTGCAACGCGGTTTGGCCAAAAGCCTTGTGCGTGCCAAGCGTCCCGCTGACGCGGTCGAGGCATGGGAAAACGTGATCGCACGCAGCGACAGCAACCACGACGACCGGGTTGAACTGGCCGATGCGCTGATCCGCACCAACCGCTGGGACGAAGCCGCGACGATGCTGAACACGATCCCGCCGACCCACGAGACGTTTAAGCGTTACCGGTTGGAGGCGATGGTCGCCGACAGCAAGGAACAATGGGACAAGGCCGACAGCTTTTATGAAACAGCTGCAGGGCTGACCACCACGCCTGCGGGCGTGCTGAATAACTGGGGCTATTCCAAGTTGACCCGCGGTGATTACACCGGGGCCGAGCGCTTGTTCACCGATGCGATCCGCATGGACGGCGGCATCTTCACCGCCAAGAACAACCTTGTGCTGGCCCGTGGGGCACAGCGCAAATATGACCTGCCCGTCGTGCCGATGACGCAGATCGAACGCGCGCAACTGTTGCACACGCTGGCCCTGACCGCGATTAAGCAGAACGATGTGACGATCGGCAAAGGCCTCCTGCGCGAAGCGGTCGACACGCACCCGCAGCACTTTGAAGAGGCGAGCCGCTCGTTGGCCGCGCTTGAAGCGAACGTGACGAACTAG
- a CDS encoding ATPase translates to MNMETTGVMAPPAPKGLDGMRLPLAMMRDILIKTMYRMNFNMVSDIAKAICLPIPVTQELVDMARGQLLLEATGTLNANNGNEMGYQLTDAGKSRAQDALRQSEYFGAMPVPLSIYHEQIKRQSIRNIHITKDQLLSAMGHLILPDDLLDNLGPAVGAGRSILMYGPPGNGKSSISNGIRDALGDKIYVPRAVEYSGQVITVYDPIVHNAAEEEAQDANSLRRTTGRFDTRYVRCERPTVITGGELSLEMLDLVYNPVARTYQAPLQMKSTGGIFIVDDLGRQAEPPQSLVNRWIVPLEENKDILALQSGEKFEVPFDTLVIFSTNFHPNAIFDMAALRRIFYKIKIDGPCQADFLKIFAMVARKRKMPLDEATLVHLLNNRYPEIDNVYANYQPIFLIDQMIAICEFEGKPYHMSPELIDRAWNNMFVKEEDIVR, encoded by the coding sequence ATGAACATGGAAACCACCGGCGTTATGGCGCCCCCCGCCCCCAAGGGCCTTGATGGTATGCGTCTGCCTCTGGCGATGATGCGCGATATTCTGATCAAGACGATGTATCGGATGAACTTCAACATGGTGTCCGACATCGCCAAGGCGATCTGCCTGCCGATCCCGGTCACACAGGAATTGGTCGATATGGCGCGCGGGCAACTGCTGCTAGAGGCGACAGGCACGCTGAATGCCAACAACGGCAATGAGATGGGTTATCAGCTGACCGATGCCGGGAAATCCCGTGCCCAGGATGCGCTGCGCCAGTCAGAGTATTTTGGCGCCATGCCGGTGCCATTATCGATTTATCACGAACAGATCAAGCGTCAGTCGATCCGCAACATCCACATCACCAAGGATCAGCTGTTGTCAGCAATGGGTCACTTGATCCTGCCCGATGACCTGCTGGACAATCTTGGCCCCGCGGTGGGCGCTGGCCGTTCGATCTTGATGTACGGCCCGCCGGGCAACGGGAAATCCTCGATCTCGAATGGTATTCGCGACGCGTTGGGCGACAAGATCTATGTGCCCCGCGCCGTGGAATACTCCGGTCAGGTGATCACGGTCTATGACCCGATTGTACACAACGCGGCAGAGGAAGAGGCGCAAGATGCCAATTCGCTGCGCCGCACCACGGGCCGTTTTGACACCCGCTATGTGCGATGCGAACGTCCGACCGTGATTACGGGCGGTGAATTGTCCCTGGAAATGCTCGACCTTGTTTATAACCCGGTCGCGCGGACCTATCAGGCCCCGCTGCAGATGAAGTCGACCGGCGGCATCTTTATCGTGGACGACTTGGGCCGTCAGGCCGAGCCGCCACAGTCACTGGTGAACCGCTGGATTGTGCCGCTGGAAGAGAACAAGGATATTCTGGCCCTGCAATCGGGCGAAAAGTTCGAGGTGCCTTTTGACACGCTGGTGATCTTTTCGACCAACTTCCACCCCAACGCGATCTTCGACATGGCCGCGCTGCGCCGGATTTTCTACAAGATCAAAATTGATGGCCCCTGTCAGGCGGATTTCTTGAAGATTTTCGCGATGGTCGCACGCAAGCGCAAGATGCCGCTGGACGAAGCGACGCTGGTCCATCTGCTAAACAACCGCTACCCCGAAATCGACAACGTCTATGCGAATTATCAGCCGATCTTTTTGATCGACCAGATGATTGCGATTTGCGAGTTCGAGGGGAAACCCTACCACATGTCCCCTGAATTGATTGACCGCGCATGGAACAACATGTTCGTCAAAGAAGAAGACATCGTGCGCTGA
- the pdeM gene encoding ligase-associated DNA damage response endonuclease PdeM: MNAYIFNLSGITLHALPTGALWAPDSGTLTVSDLHLGKSDRIARRRGIMLPPYETRATLDKLDTLLDTLMPQRVVCLGDSFDDLDAANSLDEVEKMQLARQQAGRDWIWIEGNHDPGPVDLGGQHLSELPDCPLIYRHIAIPGTKGEISGHYHPKCSVSRGGARPAFLIDAARVILPAFGAFTGGLRASHPALQSLMQPDATAVLTGKRAMPVPLAATF; this comes from the coding sequence ATGAACGCATATATTTTCAACCTGTCCGGCATCACATTGCACGCTCTGCCCACTGGCGCGCTTTGGGCGCCTGACAGCGGCACGTTGACCGTCTCTGACCTGCATCTGGGCAAGTCTGATCGCATCGCACGGCGGCGCGGGATCATGCTCCCCCCCTACGAAACACGCGCGACGCTCGACAAGCTCGACACACTGCTGGACACCCTCATGCCACAGCGTGTTGTTTGTTTAGGTGATAGTTTCGATGACCTGGATGCGGCGAACAGCCTTGATGAAGTTGAAAAAATGCAACTCGCTCGGCAACAAGCCGGGCGCGATTGGATCTGGATAGAGGGCAACCACGACCCCGGCCCCGTTGATCTGGGTGGGCAGCATCTGAGTGAGCTACCCGATTGCCCGTTGATCTATCGCCACATTGCAATACCAGGCACCAAGGGCGAGATTTCAGGTCACTATCACCCCAAATGCAGTGTGTCGCGCGGCGGCGCGCGACCGGCATTCCTGATTGACGCAGCACGCGTGATCCTGCCTGCCTTTGGCGCTTTCACCGGCGGTTTGCGCGCCAGTCACCCGGCGCTTCAATCGCTGATGCAACCCGATGCAACCGCCGTGCTGACCGGCAAAAGGGCTATGCCCGTGCCCTTGGCGGCAACGTTTTAG